A segment of the Populus nigra chromosome 12, ddPopNigr1.1, whole genome shotgun sequence genome:
GAAATAGACAAATAGTTATTCAGGCTCCTTATGGCTTTGATACCATTTCTCTGATGAATGATCCTTTTAGATTATTGAAACTAACACAAAATAGTAATGATGTGGGCTGAGCTAGATGGGTCAATGGGAAAAGCTGCGTTTGTGCCTGGTCCTTGACAATCTGTATGCATCCAAATACCCCATCAGGGGTTGGTAAGGTGTTGCTGATTCGGCTATTGCATGATTAGATCTCTTTCTCAAGAGTGTTTAGACCATTGCCACATCATGGTTATTTTTGTAGTAAATGtacttgattgattgatttttaaatgtaCATGAACTCATgtacaaaaaatttgaaatataggaATAGAAATTTTGACAAAGAACAGGCACTAAATTTACTATTTTCTCTCCCCAAActatacttttataaatttacCTCTTCCAATTTTTTGGATAGATACTCAGACAAATTCTGTTTTCTGGTGCAAGCAGCTCATGTAGTTGAGAGGCTTTGTAGTCATTCACTAATTTTGTGGTGCTCATCCTTTGCTAATGTAAGATTTTGATTTGTAGGTTTGGGCCTTGGCAATTGGAAAAAAGACAGAAATGTTTGCAACTGGCGGTGGTGATGCTGTTGTTAATCTGTGGTATGATTCAACTGCTTCAGATAAAGAGGAAGCTTTCCGAAAAGAAGTAAACATGTTCAACTCTGTTGGTGTGCTATTTTTGGTTGTGCTTAGCAAACTAGAATGAATTATGGAACCTTACAAGTCGTGAAGTTTTATTATCTTGGTCGTACAATGCCTAATGTAGTTACTGTGTTGGATGGTGCTGAATGATGTCATatcatttgaattgtttttttagtttattaataataCTTGTTGGGTATGTGCAGGAGGAAGGGGTATTAAGAGGTCAAGAATTGGAAAATGCTGTGTTAGATGCTGACTACATTAAAGCTATCCAAATAGCATTTGAACTTCACAGGCCTAATAAACTTTTTGAGTTGTTTGCTGAACTTTGCAGGTTGGAAATgatatttcatcaataaatatgTGCCTGTATGTGTTTTCTGTATGCTATCCCATTAGCTTATTCAAGTATCCTGCAGGAAGAAGGAAGGTAGCAGTCAGATAGAGAAAGCCCTCCATGTTCTTGGCAAGGAAGAAATTCATCAACTTTTTCAATATGTTCGTGAATGGAATACAAAGCCAAAGTTGTGTCATGTTGCACAATATGTGTTGTTTGGAGTTTTCAACATCCTTCCTCCAACAGAGATTCTTGAGGTGATTGTCTGACTTATCCTTATTTCAGTTGTTCATGGTAACACATGCATAAAAAGCATTTCACTGGATTCTGTAATAATCTCTCATGGGTCAACTGTTTCAGTTTAACATAGAGATGGCTCATAGCATGCTGCATATCACAGGCTTCTAGATACTACAAGTTTAGTCATTGTGTAGATACTCATACACCAGATTTTGAATACAGAACAATCCAAATATTGAAGTCTAGTTAATAGTATTTGTTGCTTCGGCGTCCACTACATACAATTATCTTAGcataaataattcataatagATCCCTCTAAGCTTGTTtattgtgtttgtgtgtgtaatAATACTCTTGATGCTTGTTGCATGTTGcaaaatccatgaatatacaTTTTTTGCTTATGGGAACATAATTAGGTGGTTGATGTGAATTTTTTAATCACTCTTGGTTGCTGAAGGGATAATTCTACTGGTATTTCATGGGGTTCGGCAATTCATTCTCTTAGTTTacttttgtagaaaaaaaaaattaatcaaacatcatttatataatttgtCAACTCTAGATATGCACGTTCAACTTAGCAGTGTGATGGTATCAATGTTCAGATAAAAGGCATCGGGGAACTTCTTGAAGGTCTTATCCCATATTCCCAAAGGCATTTAAGCAGGATAGACAGACTTTTGAGGAGCACATTTTTGCTCGACTACACCCTACATGGAATGTCAGTTATTGAACCAGATACTAATGCAACAGAAATGAAAGATGCTGATCAAGAGCAAGAGCTGACTTCAGAATTGTTGAAAGAGAAGGCTCCCTCAAAGAAACGGAAATCAAACAAATCTAAAGATAGTTCAAGTAAGAAAGTCAAGGGTGCTGCTTACACAAGCGTTTCTCCAATTTCCTTGGAGGCATAGACGCATAGCACAATTCATATGACTGCACTCTGTGATCTGTTTGTTTTCGCGTACAAGTAGGGGTTTGCTTTCACTGAAGACAGTACAAGTAAGTAAGCTGTTTGTTTGATTCCGCAATGCTTTCGCTGTAACAAACGTTGTATGAAAACCAATATTTCTACCGGAGAGTGTTGATTCTCGTTGTTTTTTGACCTGTACAAAATTGACAAAACTCTACTTCCCTCGTCCATGTGAGTGGTGTAAGAGAGTTTTTCTTCTCTGGTGAAGTGACAAAACTCACTTTCAAATTTagacttgaaaatatattatgtttcAGTAGAGAAGATAGTCCAATACTTTACTCAAGTTGCTAGACAATAGTAAATAGtccaatagaaaaaataaaaatgaaaaatatactaGCTGCCCTAActagaaatgaaaacaacacatcaaggcatgaaaaataatattcattattttGAGTGTATTTCTTGCGTTGTTCTTCCAAATACAAATCCAATTCACCATGATGTTTTGAGTGGAAATTCCCAGAACAATTCATGGAGTGTCAGCTTCATCCTTCCAAAGTGCGTATTGACACCATCACTGTAAAATCTTGAATAACAATAACGCACACAAGTCAACTTAAAATGAAGATCCAAAACATCAACATATATAATTCATTAAATGAAATCCTAGCCAGCTGGAAGATCCATGCAAAATTGTTATAGAGAGAGTTGTTaatttacatgaaaataaaaataattagagacTAACTTATATTTAAAGGccttatcaaaatttaattataaatttatatgcaTCAAACTAatacttgttatttttatatgaataagtTAATACATCAATATAAGTAATATGACACCGAACCAGAAACATTGGTTACGCGCGTATATAATTATAAACGATGGAGGATAGCCCAAACCATTGAGAAATTGGACTTTAGCTTATGTTTTTGGgcttaatttatatgaatttttagttaaggtttatgaatttggttttatttgtggatttgatttaattattgttggatattttatttaatgggcCATAAGCCCAATCGTTTATTCTAGTTAGAGTTTTAGTATAAATACCCTACCTTTCTAAATGTTAAAGAACTATTGATGTTTAATGAAATTTGTAGATTTTGCATCTCCCTactttcctctcttttcttctttggcttttttcttctcctcttcttcctctaggcttctttcttttcccggCTTTAATTCTTTTGCTTGTTGTCCCGCGTCAATTACATGTCTATATAGTATGTTTGATGTTAATAAATTGATTGGACCAAACTTTTTAGAACGgtattgaaatatgaaaattattttttaagaaataaaaaataagatgttcttgaaaatgatgatgatgataaaattaagagtGAATGTCAACTTGAGAGAAGGCAACCTTCAATTCCCCCCAccttatttttctactttatcTTCGCTCTAAAGCAATAAGATCAGAActgttgagagagagagagagagagagagagagagagagagagagagagatctggccgttgaaaaaaaagaaagaaaaaaagtgggTAATTGTTTTTGGTATAAACAGATCCATATAGTTTCTTCACCTACTGTGTTGATTGCTAACATGTCCTCATCTTCTGGGACATGGAAAATTAAGATCCATTTCTTACAGAATGGCAAGAATACCCAAATCAGTGTTCATCAAGTTCAGTGACGCATGCTTGCTCAGTGCTCTGGCAGTAGTTGAACTTACTATACATTGGTTGCTGAGAAATGCTCATATTTCTAATGGCCGAACTGTACAATGCTATTGATGGATGCGGTCAGAAAGAAAGCTTGCTCTTTTGTCGTTAACTCCAGTTATTTTACGGTTCAAATTCTACCTGTATGATCTACACATATTATGATATCCTGTTTCATCCATTTAAGCATCAAGGGGACAGCTGCTCTCTATTCTCGATGCCTGAACACTTTCAATCCTTAAaactcagaaatcataataCAGAGGTGCAACATCCTTGCAGAAATCCATAGGCTTAAACATTACAGACAGCTAGAGATAAAAATTACAGAGTCATGAGAGTTACATAAACAGTTGCTGATTGCTGGTGTAAATATTACTCCCAGTGATCAAATCAACTCGGGGGAAAAGGTAGTTTGTTTCGTACTTTCTAGTTTCTAGCTTATGTTTCCTATCAGTACAGAGCATTGATAAGAAACTGTTTACACGGACTGGTCAAGGCCAGAGAGGTCCGAGCCCGTTGAACAGATCTTCCTCAGTACTGGAAGTTCCTGGGCCATTGTCAGTGTGTAGTTGCCCTGTAAGAATCAGTAGCTGGTCATAATATGTGAATCCATGGTTATAATCCTGCTGATCATAACCGGGGAACAACTGCAGATGTGGTGGTATTTCAAGGTCCACCTGTAGAGGGAATAAAGAAAGCATCAGGCTTAGATAGACATTAAAAGACTCAGCTATCGAGTCTCACCACTTCTGGTAATGTAAATTCTACAACATGGTTCGCAGAAGCAGAAGCTGCTAAGCAATTTGTTCCACCATCATCACAGATTAAATTGTCAGTCTGCTGATCTGCACATCGATTTTTAAGATGATATTAGAACAGATGTTATTATAGGTTGAAAGATCACTCTAATACAATTTTCAAAACCAGAACCTTTATCAGATGCTGGAGGACTACTAGCCTCCTCCTCTGTCTCTTTAACCTTCTTATATGATCCTTCGGTCTTCTTGTCTAGCGTCTTCATCATTACTTTACAGAGAACCAGAGCTGTCTACAAAAGTTGGATGGGTAAATAggatttatattagaaaaacacaacaaaaaaaaaaatcgtatgATTGATAAGAATATGCTGCGTctcttacacacacacacacacactctataTACGTACCAGGTCCCGGCAATTAGGTAAATTGAAACTTGCACTGAACTCGTGCATCACATACTTGAATCCATCCTTGATACAGGAATGaacaaaaatcttttttgttcCAATCACTTCCCCATTAAGTTCAGATGTTACTTTACAATCCCTTCCTTTAGCTTGCCATGAACCCGTATTTGTTGACCTATTGATTCTCCCGTTATTTGTGTAGGAGTTCTTAGCATGGAGAGGAGAAAAGAAATACCCTTCTCGATCTTTTGAATTTATCCCTGCAAAAATCATTTAAACGTACAAATTAAGTTCACAAAATGTTCATAGCAGGAAGAAAGACAAATATTTAAGAGTGTCCATCTGCTTACAGGGTAAATCCCAGGGATCAAACTGGTAGATATCAAGCTGGGGGATTTTGCTGACTAGGTGATCATTTCCAAGTAACTTGTATCTtagaaaatgatttattatttcttcGTTGGTCGGACTAAATCTATCTCCAACGTCAGATGCTAAACATGTTTCCTTGCTTGTCATCTTTTACCGCTAAATATTCATGCCTTCAAGAGATATTTAGCACAAAATTAACGAACAACAACAAGTAATCACAATATGCTACAAGTGCAAGATGGAAAGGGGGGAAAAACAGCAGCTCTCTCTAGCAACTTCATAATAGCAAAGTAAGAGATATAAACTCACACGTTAGAAGCAATCCTTTCATTCCTCTTCctaaaacaggaatcgtaaatGGAGATGAAGCTTTAAATTGAAGAGAGGCCGAGAGCACAGggtttttttagatataaaaagtGGCTTACCTGGTGTGAGCGGCCGTGGCACCAGAGGAGCAGATGAAGCACATTTATATAGAGGGGGGCGGCAACAGTGCTGCCCAGACCGCGTTGAGTCACGAGTCAAGATTCCATTCCCGAATTAAAGATGACAGACGCAAGGGACTTTGAAATAATAACACTACCTTCCATCCCCCAGAATTTCTCTACAAGTTTTGTAGGGCCCGCTATCTTCTTTTTCCATGCATTCCAGAACGTTCTCACACAATCCCGATCCAGTATCACCTTCACTACGAGGGAGAAAGCTGAGTGGAGAGAAAATttgagaggaagaagagataCAATACTAAAATTTACTTTAGAGTTTGGGATTTTTGCAAAGGATCTAACttcatcttttttgttattgtatttGTAACGGCAGAGAttgttttaaacaaatatttgattaaaagaaCAATACATGATTTTGGCAAAACtcttaaatttatctttatatttatttttatctctgtgtttttaatttggtcaatgaattcttgaagtttttgtttttttttattacgatCAACTGGTACCTGTGATCTCtaaatttatctatttaatcaaataactaTTTCTATCAAGTCTCAAttctattataaaaattatgatattattaacaattaatatattattttttatattcgtGTAGAGCTTAtatcatcaaataaattattttagaaaaatatatgattttaaaatttaaatttttttagaaaaatatattcgtGTAAAGCTTATatcatcaaatatattattttttaaaagaacaatatatgattttaaaatttaaattttttttctttacttgaaattaatatatttttgatatttttagatcattttgatgagttaatatccaatataatttttaaaaaataaaaaaatatattattttaatatataagtgaacaacattttaaaaaaacagaaggattaattgaatgaattaaaagaatacaaagattaatttattaaattaaaaatattgtgataaaaaataattaaaacacagGTGTAAATTtagagttttgaaaaaaaaaattaaaaattaaagatgatgTGACGACTTAGGAAAAATAACACCGCTTTCCCTCTCGCAAAACTTCTCCCACCATCATATTTTACGAGCATGACACTCTCTAACAATAGAAAAGCAGagtagaaagaaaaattgagaaaacaaaaaagataataCTAAAGTTTAGTTCAGAGGTGTGGttgtagaaaaatattaaaaaaaattgaaactcaaGAAAAtccatccaaaaatataaaataaagtttcaatgTTGAATGTTaagtttcacttttaattttgaaatttttgcaatttcaactttatttttttttatgtttatgtatttatttttttcaaacgtTCAagattcactataaaaaaactcatttaaccAAAATACCCAACTTCATTACATTAATTTACTTTAAGTATATCCATTACATCCAAATCATTTTTTGTCATTAGCTAATGAAATGCTTCTAGACTTCGTTGAAGCTTGCATTCATCTTTTTACAGAAAAATATTCTATAATCTAATTTAGGTGAGAAActtcaccctttttttttaatatttttatgctccctcaaattttatttttttaaaattttgggattgtttttcttaaatctcAAATTTTAGAATCTATTTTAGTTGTGGACCCAAATTAACAGTGTCATCAAGGATTTAATATGATCAAATTCAGAGAGTACAAGGAACAACAGTGACTTTTAGCCAGCATCAAAACTTTCCACTCATTGTCATTCTCTCGATTTTCCTTCGTATTTCCTAACAATTTAATGACCCTTTTTTCCCCCCAAACTTTCTTTCCTATCTTTTTTGTTTCCCCCATTTTCCCTCCACTGAAAACATGTTAAGCCAGGAAAAAGATCGAgtatgaattagaaaaataaaaactaaaagataaggATTTCGTAGTTAGTAATTAGCAGGAATTTGCCATTCAATGCCTGGCAAGTTCCGTTCATTCTCCAATTGTTGAACACAAGATGGAttgaggtttttatttttattttttccatctaTAAAACCCTGCAGAGGAGGGAGGGGACATTAGAGACAGATTTCATAGATGTTGTTATGTTTAAGCCCTAAAGTTGGATTTCCTAGAAAACCAAGcaaaaaagctaaattattTGGTACACATACTAAGTACAGGTAAACAAAACAAAGTCAGACGTttctcttcaaaaaataaaaataaaaaggggttTCGTCGTCCCCCTTTGATCAAAAGGCTGGATCAAAGGCTGCCTGCTCACCAGCAGCAGAGCACCAACTCTGCAATAACAATAGAAACGAAGAAGTTCTGAAAACTGCACTATATTTTTCTCCAATTAATTCACAGATATATCAGAAAATACCACAAAATGATAGATAGATAGATCAGAAAAGGGCTCTAACAATTTGTATCACGGGGAGAAACAAggcataaaataaacaaatttcttGTGCATATTCTGAGCTTATTATAACCACATGCACGACAGTAATTAATGGCCTCCATtgttggcaagaaaaaaaataaaaagaaaaatccaaggtGAAATATAATAGTTCTGCTGATTTGATTTCTGATACTATGTGAAGTAATTTTGCTTCCTAACAAAGTGCTAAACATTTACAATTTGATATCAGCAAGGCAAAATATCTTTCTACAATGGTCAATCCCCAAACAGGGCCAACAAAAGTCATTAGGGACGCACCATATAATAACCATGTAGAAATAAGCTAACTCAAGTCCCGAAGTTTTGAAAACAGGTGAGACCATCTTAGTTGCTAGCTGATTATGACAGCGTATATGAACAAGGGATTGACAATCCAGCTTGTCATTAGACATGATAGATGAAAGATTTACCTCTGAATAGTAACAAACTTATATACACTTGGTAAGTATCACCCTTTTAAGCTTTCCGGTGTAAGAAGCCCCATTTGTTCAGCTAGACGATTCATATGTTGAATATTGTCCCATCCATTGTCCTGCCATGATTGCAATTCCTGCTCCTTGCTCATGCTACTTTCTGGAGAGCTTGAATTAATTTCATCTGTCTCCCCATTGAGTGGGCTTGCTGTAAGAAACTGTTCCCAGAACACATCATTAATGCCAGGAAGCTTAGGGTTTCCATCCAGAAAGACTTCCTCATCCTGGCTGGGAGAGAGAGCATCAGTTTCTATGGGCACTGGCGCATCCAACACAGATGACATGGTGTCAAAAAACTCTGCATTCCCCTTCTCAGACCCTGCAATATTCATGTTAGGACCTTCAGCAGAGCCTCCGGGCACAATTCCTGTCATTGCAGTGAAGTTGGGCAGGATGGTATTTTGCCCAGAATTATGCATGCCCATCTCATCAGTATAATCTGTTTTAATATAGTCGGTTGCCACAGAAGCAGGAGATTGGACCTCAGAAATGGCAGTAGTTGAATGGCTGGCTGGGAACCCAATTTCCATAGGCAAATATGATGGCCCAGAAGCTGTTGGAACCTCTGAAAGCATCACTCCTGACATCCGAGTTGAAGAGCTCCCACTGTCTAATCCATTGGAAGAAGGATGATTACCGATCAGTAAGGGACCAGAATTGTTCATCGATGGTTCCAGCCTAGGTGATGAGTTCATCTTCAGGATCTGGTGCAACATTGCTTTTGCTGCTTCATTCATTGAAGAATGGAACTTGATAATCTGCCCATTAGGAGATGTTTTGCATTGCACACCAGCCAAATTCTCTTCCTCCTGCCTTGGAAGTCTCCTCTTTTTACTGGCACCAGCAATGCGTCTGTTGCTCTCATTTTGCTGCTGTACAAGCTGACTTAAGAAGCCTGGACTCTGCATGGCCTTTGCAAGGAATGACATCATTTGTTGCTGTCGCTGCTCCATTCCCTGTACACGTTGGCCCACAGTGTGCAACTGGTGATCTGTGGCTTGCTGCTGCTGCCTCAGTCTAACAAGTTCCTGCATGAGAACATTTTTGTCTCGTTTAAGTCTTTCAACCTCTTCCTCGAGCCCAAACTTCCCAACCTCAACGCATGTGGTAACCGAAGAGCTCTGAACTTGAGGTGGTAGGTTACCATGAACAGGTTTTTTCCTAGATATACTCCTCAGAAGGTGTTTTTGGCCCCTTAAGAACCCCTCATTCGCAAATTCAAAGCGATCAGGATCAACCTTCCTGAAACCCTGCTCAATCATGgtagaaaaggtaaaaaaatgaatgatataCCATATAAACACCATGATTGTTCACCATTATCTAGAATATTTTGATGTAAGAATGTAGAAAGCTTTGAATTTCagcttatcaaaaaaaaaaaaaaaaggaaaaaggaaaaaagaaagtagaAAGCTAAAAGGAGCAacatgcaaattcaaggtccaATGTCCAAACATCCActaattttatattcatttggatttcacaaaataaatataacttcTTGAGTTTAAGCacatgaacaaaaataaaaaatccatctCCATTGACCTGCCCACTGAGCACACAATTACCGTGGCTGACAACAAGGAATAGAATTCAATGTCATAAGTGATGCATGTGCATGCTCGAAAAGTTTTACGACGATGGATAGTTAACAAATGGCAAAGATGATACCACACATTTATATCCAAAGACTGCACAGGGGCACTTTGAACTTTTTAAGTAGCCTAACTTTCCAAGTTCATGTGAGTCAGTCTACAAAAGTGCAGTCACCTTACATGATCTTTGTATAATAACCATGAATCTTGTGGTATCTAATATTTCATAATGTATTTCCCAGGAAACTTGACTAAAGCAAAAATGGCAACATGAATTTGCACTTTGTCTGATCATCTCCAGGATTGCTCTCTGACATTTATAATCTTCTACGCTACGACTTACAACACTAACAATTAAAGCTTGTTTTACAGTGCCATCCATTATCATCATAGGGTATAAAATAGACTCAAGTTTCTAGAATTGAAACAAGGAAGCAACATTTTACCAAACATTTTTCAACTGTATTTCAGATATAGAATCTGAACGAAAAATGCATAAGCAAAAAGTGATGTAAAAAATGTCCACTAGAAGATAACAGCaaccataaattaaatgataagaACACTCTATCAATTCCTTGGAGAAAAGTTTAGATTCAAAGATCCAGACTCCAATCCAGGATCAAAAAGGCAATCATAGTTGTATCctccaaatattaaaatgagagagagttagagacaaagataaaaaagaaacatggcATGCTTAGAATTCACCTTATAGTAAAATATCATTCATTACCACCTAACCAAGAGGACCTATATTCGCTAGAAAAACGCAAATATCAGGTAATCCActatttttatgcaaataagCATGCATATTTAATTATACATACAACCCTGAGAACTatgacccaaaataaaaaaactaaaatctagAGCTAAACTTGAGTCAAAATTTACAGAATACAGCTCCAGTTGAATGAATCCTGGTCCATAAAAAAAGCTTATAACAACTAATAGTGAAtacacaacaaattaaaaaaaaaaaaatcaatattatgtGATTTCATGGAGAACTTACAAGTCACAATCTGAAGATTAAACTGGTTAAAATAGGAATTATCTCAGTTAACTCACAATACCAACACAATTATCGACAGACCATGTTTTTGCCAAGTAAAACCAGCATTGGTCAAGCATACCCGATCAAGGTATAAGTTGACCTGCAATTTTCGAGCACATGGGTTAATATACACCATGCTTTATGCACTTCTTGACAACAAAGAACAATTTGACAAGCATGCAGTCAATTCCAtgtaattcaaaaaattcaaaaccaagcaCTCAAATGCCTATAAAGAAAATGTTTTGCACATAAAAAGAGATCAAGACAAAGTAACAAAAGATTTTCATGAGGTCCAGTGGTCAAAGCATGATGGTAGAAACAATATATTAAAGGAGAAACCGAAGGACAAACCTAGAATCAAGTAGGCTTAGGTAGTTAAAATGACAAAAGAGTGGTTTCAGGAACTGAATCAGTCATCCTATATGCTGAGTTATCCAAATCTAGCATGAGTTATCCACATATAACTGGGAATGCATGCTAAGATGAATAAGAACACtcctcttcaatttttttatcgaaCAAAGATTTATTAGAAAAAGAGATAACAGAAGATAAAAATCAGAGATAAGACATCCCTAGAAGGaatcccaaaaaagaaaaaacatagataaaatAGCTGGAAAATCCCAAAAATATGTGAACAAACCCACAACTCACCCAAAAACCATGTAGAATAATAGGGAAACAACCCACCAAATCCTGCCATTGAACAAGCAATTCCAGTTGCTCCAAGCAGAGCTGCAAATATCATTATGTATTCTAGGTCCAATAAACTCATATCTACTATTTCAACTACACCCTCAGTAATGAACCAGCACTTGCATGTGCTCCATGTAGAGCTCCATAACATCATTATGGAATTTTTCTATGTCCAACAAACTCATATATTCTATATTTGAATAAATCCAAACTACTCTCCTCTATAAATCCAACAAACTCGTATCTTCAATTTGAAGTTGAACAAACCCTGCACACACGCATGTGTCTGCAGACACACAAACAAAATGCACTTGGCACTCATTTAATTATCTGAAATCAATACCAAATGCTTGTGCGTATGTTGAACTTAAAAGATACAATCCATAGAAGCCATTAGACACCATCAATGATTCGAATAG
Coding sequences within it:
- the LOC133669476 gene encoding NAC domain-containing protein 71-like: MTSKETCLASDVGDRFSPTNEEIINHFLRYKLLGNDHLVSKIPQLDIYQFDPWDLPWINSKDREGYFFSPLHAKNSYTNNGRINRSTNTGSWQAKGRDCKVTSELNGEVIGTKKIFVHSCIKDGFKYVMHEFSASFNLPNCRDLTALVLCKVMMKTLDKKTEGSYKKVKETEEEASSPPASDKDQQTDNLICDDGGTNCLAASASANHVVEFTLPEVVDLEIPPHLQLFPGYDQQDYNHGFTYYDQLLILTGQLHTDNGPGTSSTEEDLFNGLGPLWP
- the LOC133670111 gene encoding heat stress transcription factor A-1e, which produces MIRMDSGNNNTNTVPPFLSKTYDMVDDPSTDSVVSWSSSNNSFVVWNVPEFQTDLLPKYFKHSNFSSFVRQLNTYGFRKVDPDRFEFANEGFLRGQKHLLRSISRKKPVHGNLPPQVQSSSVTTCVEVGKFGLEEEVERLKRDKNVLMQELVRLRQQQQATDHQLHTVGQRVQGMEQRQQQMMSFLAKAMQSPGFLSQLVQQQNESNRRIAGASKKRRLPRQEEENLAGVQCKTSPNGQIIKFHSSMNEAAKAMLHQILKMNSSPRLEPSMNNSGPLLIGNHPSSNGLDSGSSSTRMSGVMLSEVPTASGPSYLPMEIGFPASHSTTAISEVQSPASVATDYIKTDYTDEMGMHNSGQNTILPNFTAMTGIVPGGSAEGPNMNIAGSEKGNAEFFDTMSSVLDAPVPIETDALSPSQDEEVFLDGNPKLPGINDVFWEQFLTASPLNGETDEINSSSPESSMSKEQELQSWQDNGWDNIQHMNRLAEQMGLLTPESLKG